GCTAAAACTATTCAGCGCAGCTAGCCCAAAAATCATCCCCATCCATTCCTAAGACATTTAGAATTTTCATTGCAATTTCATGTTTTCTTCCCCAGCAACAAAATAAAGGGTCAATGAGAATTAATCAAAAAGCAAACCCATTTTGATCTACCCTGAAgtctgaaacaaaacaaagcattttcttctcttcacaTACCAAAATAATCGAATCAAGTCCCGTGACTTTAGCTCAATTGTGGGTCAAATTCGTTGGCCGCAAGAACCGTGCCTTTATTTCCCCAAGTAGCTCTTACAGTTCCAGATCCATCACcaaatcttttttctttcatcagAGCTCTTAGATGATGTATCCAAAGCTCTGAAACCATTAAAGAAGACGACTTTACCAAACCCAGAAGAGCAAAGATGGAGAAGAAGCTCTTAGATGTAAGCCATGGAAGGAAGCATGAAGAAGCTCAATGCAGACGTGGTATAATCAAAATCCTCACAATCAATACAATCCGGAAGAAACCAATACTTCCAATTTCTAAGATCCACAAAACTTACTcgatttagaaaaaaaataaagtggATCCAAACCGGTCCTCTAATGAATGCAGAATTCTCTTAAGAGTTGGAAGAGAAGAGGAGGAGACATAGTTTATCAGTTGTAAGGGATGGGCACTcaaataaaataacaaatttTTATAGAATGGACACGTGTCAAATGACAATACGTATATGCATGTAGTTGGTCAGCCCTGGCTAACCATGGCTGGTCAGCCAAGTTTTATCCTTTCTCATCAACCCTAAGGAACGAACAAGGGTAATACTCTCAGAAGTTCAAGGATAGGACTAACGGTCAGACGAGGCAAAACATTCTTCTATGGGCTTATATAACCCCCATGTGACGGGGATTGGCATCGATGAAATGAATGATGTCCTTAATTTGCTTGACAATCCTTCAACTGTCTTGTATCATCTCCTTTTCCGAATTCTGATCCATTTGgtatcaaagcccttgattcaGGGCAGGCTAAAAAACTATCCAAAAACCATGGATTACACCCAAAAACTACTCTCTTTCATTCTTAACAAGGCTAGAACTTTGTTTTGTGCAATATTATTATTGCTTTCATGAAATGAAGCCTGAACATGGCATCACATACTACCATTTAACCCCAAGAGAAAacaccatattttttttttcttttactatgAACAGATCATACCTTGAGAACAGGGCAAGTATAATTCAACAGCCATGAGTTGCAGCAGGCAGAAACAGACCATAAACTGAACATTTTTGAAAACCGGACACTAAAACTTTCTAGACATGTCTTAGAGAAAATAGTGAGAGTACAAAGGTTCCCATGAAAATTTCTAATGCAACTTgtcaccaaaacaaaaaaaaaacaaagagagaaaaacctCATGACAGAGATATATAACCAAAGCACAAGCAACAGATGCACATAGATACAAGTCAGAATGGAGCTGATGTTGTTCTGCGAAGCTGATACTTTGGCTCAGGAGGTGGTGCACTAGGCAACACCTTCTCTAGCTCctgcaagaaaaagaaaaaattatatcAACTAAGGAATCTGTTTACCGTAGAATTTCATAAAGCAATGAACATGCTCAATTCTTTCTCTGTTTCTAATGTTGAGAAACGTAATCTAAAATTCAGAAAACTAAAGgatttttcttgttgttttattTCAACGGGAGAAAGGGCAGAGACAGAGGAAAGATTATAGaggtgaagaaagaaaaaggtgaTAATCGATAAGAATTAATAAGAAAACCAGGTGCTTCTCAAAGAGCTATTACTAGACAAATTATTGTGCCAAAGACTCACATCCACTCCCCAAACGAAGGAAACTCGACAACATAACCATGTAGACCTAAGACATCGCCATCCCCGAAACCATCCAACAAGATCATCTCCACACATTAGAACTACTCTCCCGACCACTTTCCTAATcacaggtttgcccaatcttaTCCTGAAAACCCTGTATTCATTAGCAATCATAACTGCAAGTAATAGCTACTAATTGGAACAAATCCATTCTAGAAGCAAGAAACATTTGTAACAATCTATTCCGATCTTCCAGGTGGCACTAATAGCAAGGCATCATAGACACTACGAACTAAACTTACAAGACTAGTTACTAACTGCTAATCAAAAGTCTTTAAAGCATTTAGAATATATAAAAGTAACATCTCTAACACTTATCACTTCATTAATAAAAGCTACTTACAAATGGTATCACCTACTCTAACTAACAGTAGTTGAGAAAATCCTCTTCATCCATAAAACCATGTCACGCTGAATGCTTATTACATGCAGTAATAACCTTAAAACACGCAGTAAGTGTGTTTGATGGTTCATCTATCTTTAAAATCTTTTCTAAATAGGTGATGGTAGATGGTTTTACTGGGGCAACTAAATTTGAATCCAACCCCTGTTTAAGTAGTTTCTTTTGAGTGAGTGAGGCAAACTAATAGACGCATGTAAAAAACTGGTGGGTCAAAAAATGATGGTAAGAAGCCACCATGCTTGTGAATACTGGATGTATCAACTACCCAACCTGTACATAGTGGTTCTTAAAAGGAAAAGGCATGCAAttatgcttttattattattCATATGGACACCATTCTTGTCCATACAGTTTAACATAAACTTTTTGTTGTttactaatttttctttttaatacaGGAAACACAAATTCATCAGAAAATAGAGAAGAGCGTACAGAACAGTGAATAAGAAACCCATTACCAAAGGGTACACAACAGTGAATAAGATATGAACACAACAAACCAaccagaaaaaataaatatgtgtgtgtgatCCTTTCAATGACTTGAgatttcctcaaaaaaaaaaaaaacataagacTATTGATCTTTTTCTTAAAGCACATACAAATCTACTTGACTTATATGTGTGTGGTTAGTGAGGTTTACCATCAATGGAATCTAGGTTTAAGCATAGTATGAATATTTTGTAGATGAAACTCCTTAGAGACCATATCCATCTTAAAACCTCAAACATAGGGAAATCAAGGGCCTGTTTTTGTGTTTCAGTGTGTACATGAAAGTGAGGATATGGTTTCCAACTGTTCTGTTTGAATTAGTGAACCACCAAAAGAATTCACAAGCCCATAACTTTCAACAGTGGCTTATTAATATACCGCCACACGGATTTAGGCAGGGTAAGATATTTACTAACAGGCAGCAGAAGAACAGTTTGGAGGCTTCTCAGATAACATAAGTTTGGCAGACTGACTGCAATTGAATACCCCCACCAGGGATCAAGGCTTCGCTACAGCAATTTACCGACATAAATAAAGCCACTAGTTTGGGCATTTTAACAAATCAGCCAAAATAGTAGCTTAGGCTGAAAATCTTACCTCGTCATTCCATAATGCTATCGCTTCTAGGATTACTCACCCActgactaaattcagtttagcaGCAGAAAGTATTATTGATTCTTCTGCTTATCTTTTGACAGTAAGTATCATGTCAAAATGGGTCCTTTGTACATGTTTTATCAATTACCACTTAAGCTCTTGAATGTCGGTTCAAGGAAATTGTGTGATGCTCACATTAGAGCATTCAGCGGTCATTAAATAGTGTAAAACTCCCAGAATGGACATAGTGGCACACAAGGAAGTTCTGAATAACTAATCCAAGATACACATACATTCCGCCACAAAGGATAATCACAAATAAGGTCTCATTAATCAAAGCAAGATGAAAGCATATACAAGGTCTGATGACTAGATAAAAATCTTTTTGTGAATTTAACCACCTTTTTAAGTGCTAATTTCAATGAAATTCATGTTTGTAGGAGATAATCATTCAGTAACAGGGTAGTAGCAACTCCCAAATTGGCTGCTGCAATGCGATAGCAAcagctcaaaaaaaaaaatcctgctATTTACTAGGTTGAAAGAAAATTGTTAAGAATACTGAAGTCTATCAGACTGGAGCATATATGAAACCTCAAAAGACAAATTAGCAATAATCAGAAGAGCTACTTGAAATGGACAAAAAATTCTGGTCAAACTTTCATGTGATTAGAATCGCTCCAATATTACTTTAAAATATGGCAGACAAATTTTGGCCAAATAATTGCAAATGAATGAAGGTTGGTGTTTATGCACCATATTTGGGGCTATATTTGTCCCTTTCACAGTTAATTGGGTATCACAAGAGTGTGTTAGTGGTTTACTGCTGGATGAAATGGCAACTTTGCAACAGAAGTCAAATAAGAAATCATGCTTTCTTTATTCCTTCTGTACTGCGTGATTGTTTGGATGATGCCCCTCAGCATCCATATTCCTTACTAAACAATTTTCTCACTAACAACAAACAAATCATGCTTTCCCACATTCCATCACCCAAACCCGTGACTTATCAACTCTAGctagccacattaacaagtaaAACAAATATGCATTGTTCTATATCGCTATTGTTCCAGAATCAGTGACTCTAATTGTCATATTAATcagtaaaatcaagaaaatattAACCCAAAAGCCAAACCACAATTTCTAATGGTCATGAGATCATGTGAATGGTGTTTGTGCGTATGTGTCACAATATCACCTGCAAAGAGCTTGTGTCTGAACTAACAGAAAGCCAACTAAAGCTATCTCTTTctttgaagaaaacaaaatgtaTTGATTGTAGTAGTAGTGGAGCCAACTACAATTATCCATTTAATAATCAACGTGTATTGAAGAAGCCAAATGAATGAAATACCAAAAAGATATCATATAGAAAGAAACCCTAACCTTTTGCTTCCTTAGTCTTTCATTTTCCTCTTCCAGACGTGAAACTTTGTTCTCCAGTTCATTTGTATAAGCCTGTTGCAACTCTCTCTTTTCAGATAAAAGTAACAAAAGAAAAGCACACGTGGAATCTAAGATCAACAACAAACGAATGAAAACTAGACCTGCTTCCTTGCACGTGAACGAGCAGCAGATTCCCGGTTCTTTATCATTCTCTTCTGCCTCCTCTCAACAGTCTTCTCAACTATGTCCTCTGGGTTGCCCCTTTTCCTCCCAGGTGTCTGTGTATCTGATAATGCACCCATTAATGGTGAAGGCATTGCAAGCTGGTTATCAGGGTAAGGCACATCCATTACAGCACCAGCCCCTACATGCATTGGAGGTGGTATAGGCTGATTTGGCATATATACCCCCATCATACTTTGCTGTGGATGCTGATATTGTGGTTGTGGGTACTGCAGCCACTGACCTTGTGGAAACTGCGATGCGACATTTGGACCAACGCCAACAAGAGGACCACCAGCATTTTTTTTGTCTGATGCTTCAGCAACAACTCCTGCTTTGACCAAGAAATCCTCCAAAGTCATCTCTCCCAAAGTAGGTTGTCGTTCTCGTGATCTCTTTTCCTCATTATCTTTACTTTGTTGAATATCTCTCCAAACCTCATCGACTGTCTTCTTGCTCAATGCACTAGTTAATGACAGGCTAGCCTGACGCTGCAGGGAAGCTTGATTGACCATTGCAGTACCTTCAATGTCCATACCCATGGTCTGGTTCGCCTCAGCACTCCATACACTTTTGAGAAGTTCATCAAGGTTCATGCTGCAGAGTGGCTTCCCCAAGTCACCTAACTGATTTTGTACCTCATCAAGCGTGAGACTGTAAATCGAGTTTTGTCTTGTCAAAGGCTGGAACTGTGACTGTTTGCAATTACCATCAGCCCCACCTTGAGAACCCATTGTCTGTATCCCCATTCACCAAACTTCAATAAGAAAAGGTCATTACACAAAGCCTAAATAACCAAATATATTAACCGATACCAAAGCTCAGCTTGAAAAGCACCAGAGGCAATCTTCAAAGTCCCCCAAAACTCAGAAACCtacaaagaaaaaattgaaattacacTCATGATTCTCCGGAAGTTAACAACATATGCATCGCTACATATACCAAAAGtatccaaaagaaaaataatcaacACGACTTTCAAAACAATACACACAGAGTGAGGGTTAGAACGATCTCAACAATTCCATGCAACAGAAGATGTAGGCATATGAAGGCTAGAGCTATAATGTGAAGTTGTGAACTAAACGCAAATTCTCATTTAAAGATATTGCAGCTCATAATCCCTTGAATTGATcataaaatttcaatttttgtgaaaacaaaaagaaaaatcactAGATTACCAAGTTCCAATTTCAACTCAGCAATCATTAACCTAAACAtgaacccaaaaaataaaataaaaaatataaaaaaagtcaAGGCTTTTTAATCAGACCCTGTAAGCTTTTGAAGCCTAAATATATAACCTGACCATGGAAGAGAGTAAAAACAACAGAAATTGTGAGAGAATAAGAGCTAATCGCTTGCATGCAAGTGAGTCAAGGTCATCTACACCCAATGCtttcaaaccctaaacccaaaatCAAACTCTGCAACCCAAGTACTAAAAAGGCACATTTCCCTAGAACAACAAATTCGCTACCaacccagcaaaaaaaaaaaaaaaaaattaaattgaaattacATTTGGCTTCTCCAAAAATCCCAGCACTAACCCAA
This portion of the Rosa chinensis cultivar Old Blush chromosome 1, RchiOBHm-V2, whole genome shotgun sequence genome encodes:
- the LOC112177288 gene encoding ABSCISIC ACID-INSENSITIVE 5-like protein 2 isoform X2 — encoded protein: MGSQGGADGNCKQSQFQPLTRQNSIYSLTLDEVQNQLGDLGKPLCSMNLDELLKSVWSAEANQTMGMDIEGTAMVNQASLQRQASLSLTSALSKKTVDEVWRDIQQSKDNEEKRSRERQPTLGEMTLEDFLVKAGVVAEASDKKNAGGPLVGVGPNVASQFPQGQWLQYPQPQYQHPQQSMMGVYMPNQPIPPPMHVGAGAVMDVPYPDNQLAMPSPLMGALSDTQTPGRKRGNPEDIVEKTVERRQKRMIKNRESAARSRARKQAYTNELENKVSRLEEENERLRKQKELEKVLPSAPPPEPKYQLRRTTSAPF
- the LOC112177288 gene encoding ABSCISIC ACID-INSENSITIVE 5-like protein 2 isoform X1, whose amino-acid sequence is MGIQTMGSQGGADGNCKQSQFQPLTRQNSIYSLTLDEVQNQLGDLGKPLCSMNLDELLKSVWSAEANQTMGMDIEGTAMVNQASLQRQASLSLTSALSKKTVDEVWRDIQQSKDNEEKRSRERQPTLGEMTLEDFLVKAGVVAEASDKKNAGGPLVGVGPNVASQFPQGQWLQYPQPQYQHPQQSMMGVYMPNQPIPPPMHVGAGAVMDVPYPDNQLAMPSPLMGALSDTQTPGRKRGNPEDIVEKTVERRQKRMIKNRESAARSRARKQAYTNELENKVSRLEEENERLRKQKELEKVLPSAPPPEPKYQLRRTTSAPF